The Aeromicrobium senzhongii genome includes a window with the following:
- a CDS encoding PH domain-containing protein, which translates to MRQDLFTSTEGQWTPVSSRLATVRGLIGTITGVVLVLVSLGLWLVFADAAGAWEPVLWVPAVIGVGLTAWVWWWAPRNRRSWGYAEAEDDFLVRGGIMFRRLVVVPYGRMQFVDVESGPLARWFGFGTVTLHTASTATAAAIPGVPLDEAARLRDRLTDLGESHGAGV; encoded by the coding sequence ATGCGTCAGGACCTGTTCACCAGCACCGAGGGTCAGTGGACCCCGGTCTCGTCCCGACTCGCGACGGTACGCGGTCTCATCGGCACCATCACGGGAGTGGTCCTGGTGCTCGTGTCGCTCGGCCTGTGGCTGGTGTTCGCCGACGCCGCCGGCGCGTGGGAGCCGGTGCTGTGGGTCCCGGCCGTCATCGGCGTCGGTCTGACCGCATGGGTCTGGTGGTGGGCGCCGCGCAACCGTCGCAGCTGGGGCTACGCCGAGGCCGAGGACGACTTCCTGGTGCGCGGCGGCATCATGTTCCGCCGACTCGTGGTGGTCCCCTACGGCCGCATGCAGTTCGTCGACGTCGAGTCCGGTCCCCTCGCGCGCTGGTTCGGGTTCGGCACGGTCACCCTGCACACCGCCTCGACCGCCACGGCCGCCGCGATCCCCGGCGTCCCCCTGGACGAGGCGGCCCGCCTGCGTGACCGGCTCACCGATCTGGGCGAGAGCCATGGCGCCGGCGTCTGA
- the cydD gene encoding thiol reductant ABC exporter subunit CydD: MKPLDPRLVRRSSTVRTHLVWSVLLGVLTALLVIGVSWCVAEVVARRFDGDEVLLFPIAIAAAFGLRAAIAWAHGVVSERAAIRVKAELRAEVVDDLLDPRRVGPRPESGRLVALLGPGMDAFDGYVGRFLPQLGLAAIVPAAVVASIAWVDLLSAVIIVVTLPLIGLFMWLVGVLTRDRVTRRWAAMERLARHFTDVLDGLVVLKVFGRRQEQGIREVGDRHRVETMRALRLAFLSSLVLELISTISVALVAVSVGLRVVDGGLGLRDAMFVLLLAPEAYLPVRRVGMMFHDSTEGATATAELLDLLDHDRHHGTVAPPTAPAPIAVRGARLTHPGRTAVSLAVDDLHVAPGEFVAVVGPSGGGKSTLLDVLLGFERLDDGEVTVGGTSLADLDVAAWRESVAWVPQTPHLVGGTLADNVALGQPGADRAEIAAATRDAGLDLDLDRVVREGTTDLSAGERRRLAVARALLRVRRRGAWLVLLDEPTAGLDAHHEAQVLEALRASGGTVLVVTHRPESVAAADRVVEVAS; this comes from the coding sequence ATGAAGCCCCTGGACCCCCGGCTGGTCCGCCGTTCGAGCACCGTCCGCACCCATCTGGTGTGGTCGGTGCTCCTCGGCGTCCTGACGGCCCTGCTGGTCATCGGCGTCTCGTGGTGTGTCGCCGAGGTCGTCGCCCGGCGCTTCGACGGCGACGAGGTGCTGCTGTTCCCGATCGCCATCGCGGCTGCCTTCGGGCTGCGTGCGGCGATCGCCTGGGCGCACGGGGTGGTCAGCGAGCGCGCTGCCATCCGGGTGAAGGCCGAGCTGCGGGCCGAGGTGGTCGACGACCTCCTCGACCCGCGGCGGGTCGGCCCGCGCCCCGAGAGCGGTCGACTGGTGGCCCTGCTCGGACCGGGCATGGACGCCTTCGACGGGTACGTCGGGCGTTTCCTGCCGCAGCTGGGGCTCGCCGCGATCGTGCCCGCCGCCGTCGTGGCGTCGATCGCGTGGGTCGATCTGCTGTCGGCCGTCATCATCGTGGTGACGCTGCCGTTGATCGGGCTGTTCATGTGGCTCGTCGGCGTCCTGACCCGGGACCGGGTCACCCGCCGGTGGGCCGCGATGGAGCGCCTCGCCCGGCACTTCACCGACGTGCTCGACGGCCTGGTCGTGCTCAAGGTGTTCGGGCGTCGCCAGGAGCAGGGCATCCGCGAGGTCGGGGACCGGCATCGCGTCGAGACGATGCGCGCCCTGCGGCTGGCCTTCCTGTCCTCGCTCGTCCTCGAGCTCATCTCGACGATCTCGGTCGCGCTCGTGGCCGTCAGCGTGGGGCTGCGCGTCGTCGACGGAGGACTGGGCCTGCGTGACGCGATGTTCGTGCTGCTGCTGGCGCCGGAGGCGTACCTGCCGGTGCGCCGGGTCGGGATGATGTTCCACGACAGCACGGAGGGCGCCACCGCGACCGCCGAGCTGCTGGACCTGCTCGACCACGACCGCCACCACGGCACCGTCGCCCCGCCGACGGCACCTGCACCGATCGCGGTGCGGGGAGCCCGCCTGACGCATCCCGGCCGCACCGCCGTGTCGCTGGCCGTGGACGACCTGCACGTCGCACCGGGGGAGTTCGTCGCGGTCGTCGGTCCCTCCGGTGGCGGCAAGTCGACCCTGTTGGACGTCCTGCTGGGCTTCGAGCGCCTGGACGACGGTGAGGTCACCGTCGGCGGCACGTCGCTGGCCGACCTCGACGTGGCCGCGTGGCGCGAGTCCGTCGCCTGGGTGCCCCAGACGCCGCATCTGGTCGGTGGCACCCTCGCCGACAACGTCGCCCTCGGCCAGCCCGGCGCCGATCGCGCCGAGATCGCCGCCGCGACGCGGGACGCCGGCCTGGACCTGGATCTCGATCGGGTCGTCCGCGAAGGCACGACCGACCTGTCGGCGGGGGAGCGTCGCCGTCTCGCCGTGGCCCGGGCCCTGTTGCGGGTCCGCCGTCGTGGAGCGTGGCTGGTCCTGCTGGACGAGCCCACCGCCGGGCTCGACGCCCACCACGAGGCCCAGGTGCTCGAGGCGCTGCGTGCCTCGGGCGGAACCGTCCTGGTGGTGACACACCGGCCCGAGTCGGTCGCCGCCGCCGATCGCGTCGTGGAGGTCGCGTCATGA
- a CDS encoding cytochrome ubiquinol oxidase subunit I: MDTALDLARWQFGITTVYHFLFVPMTISMAFLVAIMQTVWWKTGNERWLKLTRFFGKLFLINFAMGVVTGIVQEFQFGMNWSSYSRFVGDIFGAPLAIEGLLAFFLESTFLGLWIFGWDRLKPGLHLMTIWIAAIGTALSAYFILAANSFMQNPVGFTMNEERGRAELTDFMAVLTNKVALITVPHTLFAAFMVGGGFVAAVAMWHLLRRPEQDVEAFRSAAKLGAVTLLIAGIGVVLTGDIQGKIMTEVQPMKMAAAEALYEDADSNAPFSVFTVGTLDGTKPLFSIEVPGLLSQLATGSFDGEVRGINSLNEEYATKYADSGITDFAPNIPVTYWSFRLMMGLGFAAMAASAWILWVLRKGRVPNPAARSTRWLLWTALVLPLMPLFANSFGWIFTEMGRQPWVVFGLMSTETGVSPSVSSAQVWTSMIGFTLLYGALAVVEVKLLLTFIGKGLPEANPPQLDDDSDAPLAFAY, from the coding sequence GTGGATACAGCACTCGACCTCGCGCGGTGGCAGTTCGGCATCACGACCGTCTACCACTTCCTCTTCGTCCCGATGACGATCAGCATGGCGTTCCTCGTCGCCATCATGCAGACCGTCTGGTGGAAGACCGGCAACGAGCGGTGGCTCAAGCTGACCCGCTTCTTCGGCAAGCTCTTCCTCATCAACTTCGCCATGGGCGTCGTGACCGGCATCGTGCAGGAGTTCCAGTTCGGCATGAACTGGAGCAGCTACTCCCGCTTCGTCGGCGACATCTTCGGTGCGCCGCTGGCGATCGAGGGCCTGCTGGCCTTCTTCCTCGAGTCGACGTTCCTGGGCCTGTGGATCTTCGGCTGGGACCGGCTCAAGCCCGGCCTGCACCTCATGACGATCTGGATCGCCGCGATCGGCACCGCACTGTCGGCCTACTTCATCCTGGCCGCCAACTCCTTCATGCAGAACCCGGTCGGGTTCACGATGAACGAGGAGCGGGGCCGCGCCGAGCTGACCGACTTCATGGCGGTGCTGACCAACAAGGTCGCCCTGATCACCGTGCCGCACACCCTGTTCGCGGCCTTCATGGTCGGTGGCGGCTTCGTCGCGGCCGTCGCCATGTGGCACCTGCTGCGCCGGCCCGAGCAGGACGTCGAGGCGTTCCGCAGTGCCGCCAAGCTCGGTGCGGTCACCCTCCTGATCGCCGGCATCGGCGTCGTCCTCACCGGCGACATCCAGGGCAAGATCATGACCGAGGTCCAGCCCATGAAGATGGCGGCCGCCGAGGCGCTCTACGAGGACGCCGACTCGAACGCGCCGTTCTCGGTGTTCACCGTCGGTACGCTCGACGGCACCAAGCCGCTGTTCAGCATCGAGGTGCCGGGCCTGCTGTCGCAGCTGGCCACGGGCAGCTTCGACGGCGAGGTGCGCGGCATCAACTCCCTCAACGAGGAGTACGCCACGAAGTACGCCGACTCCGGCATCACCGACTTCGCGCCGAACATCCCCGTCACGTACTGGAGCTTCCGCCTGATGATGGGTCTGGGCTTCGCCGCGATGGCGGCCAGCGCCTGGATCCTGTGGGTGCTGCGCAAGGGCCGCGTCCCGAACCCCGCCGCGCGCTCGACCCGTTGGCTGCTCTGGACCGCGCTGGTGCTGCCGCTGATGCCGCTGTTCGCGAACTCCTTCGGCTGGATCTTCACCGAGATGGGTCGCCAGCCGTGGGTCGTCTTCGGCCTCATGTCCACCGAGACGGGCGTCTCGCCGTCCGTCTCCTCCGCCCAGGTCTGGACCTCGATGATCGGCTTCACGCTGCTCTACGGCGCCCTGGCCGTCGTCGAGGTCAAGCTGCTGCTGACCTTCATCGGCAAGGGCCTGCCGGAGGCGAACCCGCCCCAGCTCGACGACGACTCCGACGCCCCGCTGGCGTTCGCATACTGA
- the smc gene encoding chromosome segregation protein SMC — MYLKTLTLRGFKSFASSTTLALEPGITAVVGPNGSGKSNVVDALSWVMGEQGAKTLRGGKMEDVIFAGTAGRAPLGRAEVVLTIDNTDGALPIEYSEVTISRTMFRSGGSEYAINGNTCRLLDVQELLSDSGIGREMHVIVGQGQLDSVLRATPEERRGFVEEAAGVLKHRKRKEKALRKLDATQDNLTRLNDVLTELRRQLKPLGRQAEVARRAAGIQATVRDARARLLADDIVAARTTIETELADEHALRTRREEVEKALAEARQVETELEQALAADAPLLARARDTVYALGSLRERFNGTANLARDRIRLAADATDDRVDGRDPEELEADARRAQERLVELEADVATSGEGLKEAVAARGEAEQAYSTEERRIAGLLRAAADRREGLARLHGQVNGLKSRAAAADEEIGRLTAAQAEARQRADDSQHEFSALESTIAGLSAGESGLDEELEDAEEVLARAEAEEAEIATRRGELERRLATATARKEALELGLNRKDGSGALLAASDRLNGVLGSLAALITVTGGHEAAVGAALGSAADAVAVDRVDSAIDALHLLREEDLGRAGLLLGSGDVSTDDWPALPAGAVYAESLVEAPAELRGSMRRLLHKVAVVEDLAAAKRLVADLPDVTAVTAAGDRIGAHFAEGGSTSTPSLIEVTAAIDEATDTIERTGRELETLRFETEKAKAATQAAQDRVDAALARLHESDASMSAVAEKLAQLGTTSRSAAAEADRLQAAIVAAEEARDRDVAGLAELEERLAAAQEAPDEEPDTTELEQLAERASASRRAEMDARLALRTAEERAKALTAQVASLLQAAEAEREARERARLRAERRRREAETATDVLRAAEITMQRLQQSHDEATRTRIEIEQSRADREQRLKEARSTVRGLSSDLEGLTDSVHKDEMARAQLRLRLEGLQERALEELGIDPDTLVAEYGPDQLIPPIGGDDTDEAPSIPFDRAEQAKRLKTAERELAMLGKVNPLALEEFSALEERHQFLSEQLDDLRKTREDLLGIVSDVDAQVERVFTEAWADVEREFDDVFSRLFPGGEGRLILTDPSDMLATGIDVEARPPGKKVKRLSLLSGGERSLVAVAFLVALFKARPSPFYILDEVEAALDDTNLGRLLEIYEELRTNSQLIVITHQKRTMEVADALYGVSMRGDGVSAVISQRMREEASA, encoded by the coding sequence GTGTACCTGAAGACCCTGACGCTGCGGGGATTCAAGTCGTTCGCCTCGTCGACGACTCTGGCCCTCGAACCGGGCATCACCGCGGTCGTCGGCCCCAACGGCTCCGGCAAGTCCAATGTCGTCGACGCCTTGTCCTGGGTCATGGGCGAGCAGGGCGCCAAGACCCTGCGCGGCGGCAAGATGGAGGACGTCATCTTCGCCGGCACCGCCGGTCGCGCCCCGTTGGGCCGCGCCGAGGTCGTGCTGACGATCGACAACACCGACGGCGCGCTGCCGATCGAGTACTCCGAGGTCACGATCAGCCGCACGATGTTCCGCAGCGGCGGCTCCGAGTACGCCATCAACGGCAACACCTGCCGGCTGCTCGACGTCCAGGAGCTGCTGAGCGACTCCGGCATCGGCCGCGAGATGCACGTCATCGTCGGCCAGGGACAGCTCGACTCGGTCCTGCGGGCCACGCCCGAGGAGCGCCGCGGCTTCGTCGAGGAGGCCGCCGGCGTCCTGAAGCACCGCAAGCGCAAGGAGAAGGCGCTCCGCAAGCTCGACGCGACGCAGGACAACCTGACCCGCCTCAACGACGTGCTGACCGAGCTGCGCCGCCAGCTCAAGCCCCTGGGTCGCCAGGCCGAGGTCGCGCGCCGGGCCGCCGGCATCCAGGCCACCGTCCGTGACGCCCGCGCCCGCCTGCTGGCCGATGACATCGTCGCCGCCCGCACCACCATCGAGACCGAGCTGGCCGACGAGCACGCCCTGCGCACCCGCCGCGAGGAGGTCGAGAAGGCTCTCGCCGAGGCCCGTCAGGTCGAGACCGAGCTCGAACAGGCGCTGGCCGCTGACGCCCCGTTGCTGGCCCGCGCCCGTGACACCGTCTACGCGCTGGGCAGCCTGCGCGAGCGGTTCAACGGCACCGCCAACCTGGCGCGCGACCGCATCCGGCTCGCTGCCGACGCCACCGACGACCGGGTCGACGGCCGCGACCCCGAGGAGCTGGAGGCCGACGCGCGGCGCGCCCAGGAGCGCCTCGTCGAGCTCGAGGCCGACGTCGCGACGTCCGGCGAAGGACTGAAGGAGGCCGTCGCCGCCCGTGGCGAGGCCGAGCAGGCGTACTCCACCGAGGAGCGGCGCATCGCCGGGCTGCTGCGCGCGGCTGCCGACCGTCGTGAGGGCTTGGCCCGGCTGCACGGCCAGGTCAACGGTCTCAAGAGCCGCGCCGCCGCGGCCGACGAGGAGATCGGTCGACTGACGGCTGCCCAGGCCGAGGCCCGCCAGCGCGCCGACGACTCCCAGCACGAGTTCAGCGCTCTCGAGAGCACGATCGCGGGCCTGAGCGCCGGCGAGTCCGGCCTCGACGAGGAGCTGGAGGACGCCGAGGAGGTGCTCGCCCGCGCCGAGGCCGAGGAAGCCGAGATCGCCACCCGCCGGGGCGAGCTGGAGCGTCGGCTCGCGACGGCCACCGCCCGCAAGGAGGCGCTCGAGCTGGGCCTCAACCGCAAGGACGGGTCCGGTGCCCTGCTGGCCGCGTCCGACCGGCTCAACGGCGTCCTGGGTTCGCTCGCCGCGCTCATCACCGTCACCGGGGGCCATGAGGCCGCGGTCGGTGCCGCGCTCGGCTCGGCCGCCGATGCCGTGGCGGTCGACCGCGTCGACTCCGCGATCGACGCTCTGCACCTGTTGCGCGAGGAGGACCTGGGCCGGGCCGGCCTGCTGCTGGGCTCGGGCGACGTCTCCACCGACGACTGGCCGGCGCTGCCCGCCGGCGCCGTCTACGCCGAGTCGCTCGTCGAGGCGCCCGCCGAGCTGCGCGGCTCGATGCGTCGGCTGCTACACAAGGTGGCCGTCGTCGAGGACCTCGCCGCCGCGAAGCGTCTCGTGGCCGACCTGCCCGACGTCACCGCGGTCACCGCCGCCGGCGACCGGATCGGGGCGCACTTCGCCGAGGGCGGCTCCACGTCGACGCCCAGCCTGATCGAGGTCACGGCCGCGATCGACGAGGCCACCGACACGATCGAGCGCACCGGACGCGAGCTGGAGACGCTGCGCTTCGAGACCGAGAAGGCCAAGGCGGCCACCCAGGCTGCCCAGGACCGCGTCGACGCCGCGCTGGCGCGCCTGCACGAGTCCGACGCGTCGATGTCTGCCGTCGCCGAGAAGCTGGCCCAGCTGGGCACCACGAGCCGCTCGGCAGCCGCCGAGGCCGACCGCCTGCAGGCCGCGATCGTCGCCGCCGAGGAGGCGCGCGACCGCGACGTCGCCGGTCTCGCCGAGCTGGAGGAGCGCCTGGCCGCCGCACAGGAGGCGCCCGACGAGGAGCCCGACACGACCGAGCTCGAGCAGTTGGCCGAGCGCGCCTCGGCCAGCCGTCGGGCCGAGATGGACGCGCGGCTGGCGCTGCGCACCGCCGAGGAGCGGGCCAAGGCACTGACGGCGCAGGTCGCCTCCCTGCTGCAGGCCGCCGAGGCCGAGCGCGAGGCGCGGGAGCGTGCCCGACTGCGGGCCGAGCGACGTCGTCGCGAGGCCGAGACGGCCACGGACGTGCTGCGTGCCGCCGAGATCACCATGCAGCGGCTGCAGCAGTCGCACGACGAGGCCACCCGCACCCGCATCGAGATCGAGCAGTCGCGGGCCGACCGCGAGCAGCGCCTCAAGGAGGCCCGCTCGACCGTCCGTGGCCTGTCGTCGGACCTCGAGGGCCTGACCGACTCGGTGCACAAGGACGAGATGGCCCGTGCGCAACTGCGGCTGCGCCTCGAGGGCCTGCAGGAGCGGGCCCTGGAGGAGCTGGGCATCGATCCCGACACCCTCGTGGCCGAGTACGGACCCGACCAGCTGATCCCGCCGATCGGTGGCGACGACACCGACGAGGCCCCGTCGATCCCGTTCGACCGCGCCGAGCAGGCCAAGCGCCTCAAGACCGCCGAGCGTGAGCTGGCGATGCTGGGCAAGGTCAACCCGCTGGCGCTCGAGGAGTTCTCCGCGCTGGAGGAGCGCCACCAGTTCCTCTCCGAGCAGCTCGATGACCTGAGGAAGACCCGCGAGGACCTGCTGGGCATCGTCTCGGACGTCGACGCCCAGGTCGAGCGCGTGTTCACCGAGGCGTGGGCCGACGTCGAGCGCGAGTTCGACGACGTCTTCTCGCGGCTGTTCCCCGGTGGCGAGGGCCGCCTGATCCTGACCGATCCGTCCGACATGCTCGCGACCGGCATCGACGTCGAGGCGCGGCCGCCGGGCAAGAAGGTCAAGCGGCTGTCGCTGCTGTCCGGTGGTGAGCGCTCACTGGTCGCCGTGGCGTTCCTCGTGGCGCTGTTCAAGGCCCGGCCCAGCCCGTTCTACATCCTCGACGAGGTCGAGGCCGCCCTGGACGACACCAACCTGGGCCGCCTGCTGGAGATCTACGAGGAGTTGCGCACCAACTCCCAGCTCATCGTCATCACCCACCAGAAGCGCACGATGGAGGTGGCCGACGCGCTCTACGGCGTCTCGATGCGAGGCGACGGCGTCTCGGCCGTCATCAGTCAGCGCATGCGCGAGGAGGCATCAGCGTGA
- the cydB gene encoding cytochrome d ubiquinol oxidase subunit II codes for MELTTVWFILIGVLFVGYFVLEGFDFGVGMLVGLLAKDEKERRVLINTIGPLWDGNEVWLLVGGGALFAAFPEWYATLFSGFYLPLFLILVALIIRGVAFEYRGKRDDQAWRDRWDWAIIIGSFLPALLWGVAFANIIRGVPIDSSHEYVGGFFNLLNPYALLGGLLTTTVFLVHGAVFVALKTVGDIRERAHVFAQKVGAVAAVLAVLFIGWTAIRDGDLAVWLIGAVAAVAFLGGLAASRAGRDGWAFIGTAVAIAGVVTMLFVALFPDVMPSSLDAAYSLNTENASSTPYTLKIMTWVAVAFVPIVLMYQSWSYWVFRKRIGVQHIPA; via the coding sequence ATGGAACTCACCACCGTCTGGTTCATCCTGATCGGCGTCCTGTTCGTCGGCTACTTCGTCCTCGAGGGCTTCGACTTCGGGGTCGGCATGCTCGTCGGCCTGCTGGCCAAGGACGAGAAGGAGCGCCGCGTCCTCATCAACACCATCGGCCCCCTGTGGGACGGCAACGAGGTCTGGCTCCTGGTCGGCGGCGGCGCGCTGTTCGCCGCCTTCCCCGAGTGGTACGCCACCTTGTTCAGCGGGTTCTACCTGCCGCTGTTCCTCATCCTCGTCGCGCTGATCATCCGCGGCGTGGCCTTCGAGTACCGCGGCAAGCGCGACGACCAGGCCTGGCGTGACCGCTGGGACTGGGCCATCATCATCGGCTCGTTCCTGCCCGCCCTGCTGTGGGGCGTTGCCTTCGCGAACATCATCCGTGGCGTCCCGATCGACTCCTCGCACGAGTACGTCGGCGGGTTCTTCAACCTGCTGAACCCGTACGCGCTGCTCGGCGGCCTGCTCACGACCACGGTCTTCCTGGTCCACGGTGCGGTCTTCGTCGCACTCAAGACCGTCGGCGACATCCGCGAGCGCGCCCACGTGTTCGCCCAGAAGGTCGGCGCCGTCGCAGCGGTCCTCGCCGTGCTCTTCATCGGCTGGACGGCCATCCGCGACGGTGACCTGGCGGTCTGGTTGATCGGCGCCGTGGCGGCGGTCGCGTTCCTCGGCGGGCTGGCGGCCAGCCGGGCAGGCCGCGACGGCTGGGCCTTCATCGGCACGGCGGTCGCGATCGCCGGGGTCGTCACGATGCTGTTCGTCGCGCTGTTCCCCGACGTCATGCCCTCGAGCCTGGACGCCGCGTACAGCCTGAACACCGAGAACGCGTCTTCGACGCCGTACACGCTGAAGATCATGACCTGGGTGGCCGTGGCCTTCGTGCCCATCGTGCTGATGTACCAGTCCTGGTCGTACTGGGTGTTCCGCAAGCGCATCGGCGTGCAGCACATCCCGGCATGA
- a CDS encoding acyl-CoA thioesterase: MTLAEYRGTYTISTRWEDEDVYGHVNNVKYYSYFDTAVNGYLIRETGIDIRTLPAYGIVAESSCRFQRELKFPLDVVAGLKVTKLGNSSVVYEIALFQGDEPEPAAVGRFVHVYVTGSDRKVTPVPAQIRAVLEPLAG, translated from the coding sequence GTGACCCTGGCCGAGTATCGCGGCACCTACACGATCTCGACCCGTTGGGAGGACGAGGACGTCTACGGCCACGTCAACAACGTCAAGTACTACTCGTACTTCGACACGGCCGTGAACGGCTACCTGATCCGCGAGACCGGGATCGACATCCGGACCCTGCCGGCCTACGGCATCGTCGCGGAGTCCTCGTGCCGGTTCCAGCGTGAGCTGAAGTTCCCGCTCGACGTCGTCGCGGGCCTCAAGGTCACCAAGCTGGGCAACTCCAGCGTCGTGTACGAGATCGCCCTGTTCCAGGGCGACGAGCCCGAGCCGGCTGCCGTCGGCCGGTTCGTGCACGTGTACGTCACCGGGTCGGACCGCAAGGTCACACCCGTTCCCGCGCAGATCCGCGCGGTGCTGGAGCCGCTCGCCGGCTGA